Proteins encoded together in one Candidatus Syntrophosphaera sp. window:
- a CDS encoding T9SS type A sorting domain-containing protein, whose translation MKYALLTCAAILWAGLLCAQPAYTFHINAFDVLLYDSENPFPNDSEMDLHALILFNGAPIDPPVFTPYLFGAPGNLPFAPGVYGVYLEGWDNWFPDSVTFQDITIDYEVDFLGMQPPANYLLNYFDAQVSGGNQVSLSWQTEYESNLLGYRIYHNLSDDLPSAVWIGPMIPATNTGQPANYQFTDEDPALNQTNFYWLEAIELDGSSFHGPVSVYVSGTEIAPETGIPAAESSRIHSAWPNPIRTDSTATIAVWVKQGETGSLGIYNLHGQELKRFELGPGTHELAWNGKDRHGSPCGSGTYLIRLDTPSHSDTRKLVIIK comes from the coding sequence ATGAAATATGCTCTTTTGACCTGCGCCGCGATCCTTTGGGCAGGATTGCTCTGCGCCCAGCCCGCGTACACTTTCCACATCAACGCATTTGACGTCCTGCTCTACGATTCGGAGAATCCCTTTCCCAACGACTCGGAAATGGACCTGCACGCCCTGATCCTATTCAATGGCGCGCCTATCGACCCGCCTGTTTTCACCCCCTATCTCTTTGGCGCTCCGGGCAATCTGCCTTTCGCGCCGGGAGTTTACGGCGTATATCTGGAAGGTTGGGACAACTGGTTCCCCGATTCCGTCACCTTCCAGGACATCACCATCGATTACGAGGTCGATTTCCTCGGCATGCAACCGCCTGCGAACTATCTGCTTAACTACTTTGACGCGCAGGTAAGCGGCGGAAACCAGGTCAGCCTGTCCTGGCAGACGGAATATGAAAGCAACCTGCTCGGATACCGGATCTACCACAATCTCAGCGATGACCTCCCCAGCGCCGTCTGGATCGGCCCCATGATCCCCGCCACCAACACCGGCCAGCCTGCCAATTATCAATTCACGGACGAGGACCCGGCACTGAACCAGACCAATTTCTACTGGCTGGAAGCGATCGAATTGGATGGAAGCAGTTTCCACGGCCCGGTGAGCGTCTATGTTTCCGGCACCGAAATCGCTCCCGAAACAGGGATACCCGCGGCAGAATCGAGCAGGATCCATAGCGCCTGGCCCAATCCCATCCGGACCGATTCCACCGCCACCATCGCGGTCTGGGTCAAACAGGGAGAAACCGGCAGCCTGGGGATCTACAACCTCCACGGCCAGGAACTGAAGCGCTTTGAGCTCGGCCCGGGAACCCACGAACTCGCCTGGAACGGCAAAGACCGCCATGGCAGCCCCTGCGGCAGCGGCACCTATCTGATCAGGCTGGACACTCCTTCCCACTCCGACACCAGAAAGCTGGTCATCATCAAATAA